In the genome of Ziziphus jujuba cultivar Dongzao chromosome 10, ASM3175591v1, the window TACTTCTTCGTTTGTGAATTGTTATTTGCTTAGTATAGTcggtttttcccttttttatgtTTGTGCAACCTTGAAAAGCAAGTATAATATTAAGTGTTCCATATTTGGTTAATTTGCTCAATCCAAGGCTTTTTTTGGTTGCGATTGTTTGTACTACTTTGGATTTCAAAGCTCTTTGATGATCCTATTGTTCGCATGACCAAAATTTCTCTTTACGTAATCATATTTTGGCTCCAGGTCATATTACTGAACAACTTAACATCTCCGGTCATAAATTCCTATCTTTCACATGACCAAAATTTCTCTTTACGTAACCTTATCTTCGCTCCAAGTCATATTACTGAACAACTTAAACATATCAGGTCATAAATTACCAAACATGCATGTTAAGTACTTTGCGACTGAACATGTTTAAAATATTCGGTACTTGTGATCAGACATGTATAGGTAAGTTCGAACATGAATATTCaggttttttttatatattattattattatcttggtctttggtgaaaatgaaaattctTGTTGTACAAGTAGAAGCTCTCTATTTTGTTCTGTCACAAAATaccaaatattttaaacatgttCAGTCATTAAGCACTAAAATATAGCTCTCTTATGTCATGTCTCGCCAGCTCTTTGTAATCAGCACTTGTAAGTACGACCATATCTATGCTACAGTGCTTTGATTAAGTCCTAGGTGGACAATTTTCATAGCGACATCTGACCCAAGCACTTTACCGATAGCTGACCtaagaaatggaagaaatatCTTTCTAAAGCAAAACCTTACCTGATAGAAAAGAATTCATTTAAGATCCCAACAGAAGAGTGAGGACGAATGGTTTTTGCTTTTGAACAAAACTGAGGTACATATAGCCACGTATCATCAATTTCAATGCTTCGTGTTCGATTTCTTTTTCCCTCATTCTGTCACCATTACACAGAATCCAGAATTATGGCAGACGATTGGTTTGAATTACATGAAACATCTCTTCACTAAAAACTGAGGATGATTACAATGTTACAAATGGTACATTTTTTCACATATATgtcagaaatatatatatgtatatatatatctcagcCCTTCTGCCTTTTTCACTTCTCTACCCCAATCCCTGATGCTCTTTTTGAAGAATCTCTTGAAAGGTATAGTTCCTCATTCCCACACAAACAAATGAATAACTTACAGATTGGATAGGTGATCTTCCACCTTCCCATGCCGGAGCGCCACCTCCTTTGGATAAtgagaacaaaagaaaaaccaagcaaccgaaaggaaaaacaaaaaccctcAGACATCAACAGCATTTGCCGTGGAGGGTGTCTGCGACTGCTGtgtctgagcctgagcctgAGCCTGAGCCTGCTTCTGTTGCTCAACAAATCTATTCATACGCTCAAGCAACTGTGAAGCCTTTCGCTTCCCTCTATCTGTACCATTTTGTGCCAAATCAATTAGCGGACCCATCACACCAAGCTCCTGGGCCTGTACTAGATGTTGATGGTCACCTGCACAAAGGTGCACTAAAACTGCAGCTGCATTCTCTTTGTTGCGCGGGGATCCACTCCCTATGACCTCCACCAGAACTGGCACTGCATCTGCAGATCCAATGGCTGCCTTCCCTTCAGAATGACTAGCCAGTATTGCCAAAATGGCCAGTGCTTCATCCACCATTCCTCCTCCAGGTTCTGTCAGCAAGCGCATTAGTGTGGGAACAACACCAGCCCTTACTGCCTTCCCCTTGTTCCCCTGGTAAATGCATAAGTTGAAGAGTGCTGTTGCAGCATCTTTCTTCCCCCTCTGGGTACCTTCACTCAAGAGTGTCACAAGTGGTGGAATGGCTCCCGAAGCACCAATTGTAATCTTATTTTCATCCACAACTGAAAGACTGAAGAGAGTGGCAGCTGCATTTTCACGAGCTTCCATACTCCCTTTCTTGAGTACATGAACTATGCCAGGAACTGCCCCAGAGGATATGATGCTTCCCTTGTTATTGTCACAAATAGAAAGGTTAAGAAGAGCCGTTACAGCATGCTCTTGAGTGCGCGAGTCAGGCGTTGAAAGGAGGTCTACAAGGAGAGGGATTGCACCAGCTtcagcaatagccacacgattATCAGCATTACGCTTGGCTAGAAGACGGATTTCTCCAGCAGCAGATCTCTGGTCCTCAGGGTTCCCAGATGTGAGCTTGCGCAGGAGAAGTTCAATCTTAGTACGTTCAGCAGGTGAGCAGGCAGATGTTGTTTTATTGGGTCGAGAACTACTAGGTCGCTTTGGAGGTTCAATACCATTTGCCTCGCACCATTGGGCTATGAGGCTGCGTAGGACATAGTTTGGTGTGAGGGCAGTGCTGGAAAGAGACTGTTGTGTCTTTGGGCACGTTCCATGGCCTGCTTCAAGCCACTTCTCAATACAGGAACGTTCATATGTCTGCAGCAACGGAAAATAAAACCTGTTAGAATTTGTGGCAGTAAAGTTTTACACACAAATTTCCAGCATGCACAATTAGCACTTGTCCAGGGGTCAAACTAAAAACATAATCagttgaaaaatgaaaccccATTAAATGATTACAAGTATCCAATCAGTCTTCCATTCAAAGCCAACCAAATTTTCTGGTTTGTTCGTAGAAATTAAACAGAGCAAACCATATATAAACCACATTGATCTAAATTAGGAGTGAGTAGCCCAATAAATAGATGTAAcgtgataaataaattttgatcaacaaacaataaattaaatcttttatcTATCCACAGGAAAGGGTGGTGATTAAAGCATATATATTATCAGTACAGAATGAGGAACATGCAACTGACCGTTGGCTACAACAGTCAAACCACATGACATATATACCTGCCCTGTTGAAACAATGACTGGATCCTTCATCAATTCCAGTGATATTGGACAGCGAAAATCATCAGGTATAACTGGGACCTTGTGGTTTTTATCTGTGGATGTGTGTCCACTGCAACTGGCAGGAGCACCCTTTTCTCTTGCAGGAGCTTCCATTTCCGGGTTTTCTGTTTGCAcaaaatctttaattttcttcAGTAGCGTTGACATTTTTTCTATGCTCTCCCCAGGATCCCCACCACTAATAGCAACCATGTCATGCAAAGCTAGAGACTCTTGCGTAAGTTCATCAATCCCCATCAACTGCATCTTTTCAACCAATCTTCTCACGACAGCTGGATCTTTCGCTGCATCATTGTCGTTGTGAAGGGATAAGAGGTCTTCATACAGCTCCACATCGGGTGCATCAGTCCTTCCTTTGGCTCTTCTGAACTGAGCAAGAACAAGCTCAACCTGGACATCGAAGAGTTAAAATAGCATACATGCATATAGTTAAAACAGCAAGcatgcatatatttttaaactaaaagCCTTAATAAACAGACTTAGGGAACTATGCTCCGGGGCCCACTTTAATACTTGATGAAGTAGATACTGCAAgctcataaaatataaaactgtGGAAATTATTGAAATGAGTCAAGTGACCATGTATGCATGTGTGAAGAGTTGGGATGCTTTaacaaattttgatatattaagaaacattagtaattaattaaagctATCAAAACTAGTACAACCATTCCAAGTAGccaatatcaaggtaaacaccCCAAATAAGATATGACAAGGTTAGAAGAGAAATAGAACTTTCTTGTTAATGCCCTCGATTATCACGTAACAGAAATGTTAATTGATGAATCTTTACCTGCTCTTTAACTTCATCTGATATATCAAGATTTTCATAGGAAATTCCACTCAAAGCTTGTTCCAATTGGGTCGTCACCTCCTGGAACTTATTCATAATTTGCTCCCTCTCTAGGACCTGCAGGCAGCATGAAAAGGTTAATTCACacatagagagagaaaaatcagaaaattaGGCATCAGCTTACTAAATTACTTAAGTACTTTTATACCGTCAAGTAGCAAAGTTTCCtcaccaacccaaaaaaaaaaaaaggttcactTCATTTCCCATAATAAAGAAATACAGTTGAATGCTAACCTAAAAGTTTATAAGAACAAAAATTACTTCATTCAAgttacccaaaaacaaaaaagaaaaatctaacttgcaaagtaaaaacaaaagtgGCAATGCCattttttatcccaaaaatCCAAACCTTTTGTTTACTTGAATGTTAGCAAGAAAACTTAACTCCAAATCCATACCGGTCATAACAAAGAACATGGGTGAAACAATCAGGCACTACCCCTTGTTACAccctttttcttaaaaattctcTCAAGCTATCAGACTCATCCATGACTTTGGTCATAACAAAGAACATGGATGAAACAATCAGGCACGACCCCCTGTTACAccctttttcttaaaatttctcTCACGCTATCAGCCTCATCCTTGTAGAAGACTCATCCTTGATTCTACTAGAACAATAATGTAGGACACACATGAAACATGTAGTAGAATAACCATCTATCGTGATTTTAACATCAAAGCTAACTTAATTTGCATTTGAATTCCTATTTAAAGACCATTATCTAGCCtcagaaaataaattgaattccataaattatGGTTGCTCAAAAGTATCAAAGTGTTCTCCAACTGTGGTGCAATTAAAGTGTATCAGTAATGCAAGGTCTAGAATGACCGAAAACATGTCTTATTTAATTCTCACACTACTAAACCAAGGTAAGATCACTAGACTACAAAATCATACAATGAAAGTGGAAATTTCTCCTAGATAGTCGACATGATGCCAAGATACCCAAGAATATCaagtataatatttgttttcaattttccaAATCAAAAGATTCTAAAAGTTTCATGTAAAACTTACACAAGATTGTATCCACTTAATGAAATTTCAGTTTAATGTTCATATCAAAAGGGAAATCCAGGTAGGCAGAGACAAGAGCACAAAACATAACAAAAGACAGGGTCCACACAAGAATATATCTTAGTGCAATAAAAAAAACTGTCGGAGACAAAATGGAAGCAGAAAAAGCCCATTAAATAATGATTAATTTCACAATGCATTGGTGAAAACGACAAGGCAAATACATTTTATACATAAGATTCGGGCGGTAAGCACAATAATTTACTTCAAGCTTGATGCGAACATAGAGATGATTAGGACAGTGACCAAAAAGCACAAAGATCCTAGAGACAAATGTGTCATGCTCCATATACAAGTTCACTAGAAGAACTGCCTAAATCAACGAACAtacaaataaaagacaaattttTTAATCCTTCGTGATGAATCTGAAAGAAAAAGACTGGGCATTAAATCAAACAACTCCATTTATCTGACAATTTAACTAAGTAATGAAATCACAGTTCAGATCGCTTGAGaatttttacaattatttgAAACATAGTTATATATACAGAATTGTAGCAGTACACAAACTAAGCAGAAGCAACTTCGATTTGATGTAAGAAAACATAGTGATTAATAAGAAACAAagctttcaaatataatttttttagcttaaaaagctaataaacaAACAGAATCCAACTCAACTGTCTCATACAACTGTTTTTGAGCCCTTTTATTTTCGATCCATAAACTGTTTCAGTAAAGATATCGCCCTAAGTTTTTTAAGTCACTTAGACCAAAGTCGTAAAATGAAAATAAGCAATCAGATGGTCCAAAATTCTGCCAGAAGAAACTAATAAGGCCCTACCAGAATCGCTCACTTTCCTCCgtttttctcagcaaccaaacagggaaaaaaattaaaaaaaaaattaaaaaatcaccTAATTAATAGCTCGGATACCAAATAAAACCACCAAAACATAAATGCAAACAAGCAATCGGAGTACCAACACAACACACCAGGTAAATCTTGCTTCCTTCGCTACCGAATCTGAGCAATTCCTTAGCTGATTGAAGAGCATCTTTGAAAGAGACCAAGGCTTTAACGGTGTCTTCCGGAAGAACCTCTTTGCTGTCCCTAATCTCCTCGAACATTGGAGTTAACAACTTCAACCTCCTCGCCAAATTACAGTACTGCTTCTTGATGGAGAATCTGTACTCGGAGATCGAAGCAATCTCGCTCACGGCGTCGATCAAGCTCTGCACCAGCGCACCTTTATCCTCCTCCATAGCACTCAATCAGATCTCAGTAAACGACACCGTTTTCTGAAGCACCCCGTAGACAGAAATAGCTCAAAATAAACCAAGTCTCTTCTACTAAATTTTGGCGAGGTCGGAATAGCAGTTCTTGGCCGCCTccatgagagagagaaagacaaagagaaagaaatagaTTTTAG includes:
- the LOC107411106 gene encoding U-box domain-containing protein 13, whose amino-acid sequence is MEEDKGALVQSLIDAVSEIASISEYRFSIKKQYCNLARRLKLLTPMFEEIRDSKEVLPEDTVKALVSFKDALQSAKELLRFGSEGSKIYLVLEREQIMNKFQEVTTQLEQALSGISYENLDISDEVKEQVELVLAQFRRAKGRTDAPDVELYEDLLSLHNDNDAAKDPAVVRRLVEKMQLMGIDELTQESLALHDMVAISGGDPGESIEKMSTLLKKIKDFVQTENPEMEAPAREKGAPASCSGHTSTDKNHKVPVIPDDFRCPISLELMKDPVIVSTGQTYERSCIEKWLEAGHGTCPKTQQSLSSTALTPNYVLRSLIAQWCEANGIEPPKRPSSSRPNKTTSACSPAERTKIELLLRKLTSGNPEDQRSAAGEIRLLAKRNADNRVAIAEAGAIPLLVDLLSTPDSRTQEHAVTALLNLSICDNNKGSIISSGAVPGIVHVLKKGSMEARENAAATLFSLSVVDENKITIGASGAIPPLVTLLSEGTQRGKKDAATALFNLCIYQGNKGKAVRAGVVPTLMRLLTEPGGGMVDEALAILAILASHSEGKAAIGSADAVPVLVEVIGSGSPRNKENAAAVLVHLCAGDHQHLVQAQELGVMGPLIDLAQNGTDRGKRKASQLLERMNRFVEQQKQAQAQAQAQTQQSQTPSTANAVDV